From the genome of Phreatobacter cathodiphilus, one region includes:
- a CDS encoding M23 family metallopeptidase, giving the protein MPQPSQRYNRAQLAHEANLRAQVPTGALTFAWRGRSGTRTLSLSYALSGTVVATALALSLWGVAVTSYLAFKDDIIGGVMSRQASLQHAYEDRIRELRAQLDRMTSRQMVDQTELERRVDQVARRQALLETRQAIVTSLKESAGDVHGPARPGAAGRNAAAPAPRPAVAGDTVRLTPPAGRHTRLESREVVAAAPAQSAFALASAPTRLDVVAGVERSLDRVEQNQQSLLQGLETRAERRARRVRAMLAELGLAETRLAPTARGGSTAGTGGPLIPLPAPTPDASPFEKQVFRLQTVIRDQDRLNRLVASIPIARPHAGELELSSGFGARLDPFLRSWAMHSGIDFRGATGEPVFAAASGRVTHAGSLGGYGLLVEVDHGNGIATRYAHLSRIEVKEGDLVGVGQRVGRIGSTGRSTGPHLHYETRINGEAVDPMRFVRAGVRLASAD; this is encoded by the coding sequence ATGCCGCAGCCCAGCCAGCGATACAATCGCGCGCAGCTCGCCCACGAAGCCAATCTGCGGGCCCAGGTTCCCACCGGGGCCCTCACCTTCGCCTGGCGCGGCCGCTCCGGCACGCGGACGCTGTCGCTGTCCTATGCGCTGAGCGGTACGGTCGTCGCCACGGCACTCGCCTTGTCGCTCTGGGGCGTCGCCGTCACCAGCTATCTGGCCTTCAAGGACGACATCATCGGCGGCGTGATGAGTCGCCAGGCGAGCCTCCAGCACGCCTACGAGGATCGCATCCGGGAGCTGCGCGCGCAGCTCGACCGGATGACCAGCCGGCAGATGGTCGATCAGACCGAACTCGAGCGGCGGGTCGACCAGGTGGCCCGGCGCCAGGCCCTGCTGGAGACGCGGCAGGCCATCGTCACCTCGCTCAAGGAATCGGCCGGCGACGTCCACGGGCCGGCGCGTCCCGGCGCTGCCGGGCGCAATGCGGCGGCTCCCGCGCCACGCCCGGCCGTCGCCGGCGACACCGTGCGCCTCACCCCGCCCGCCGGCCGGCACACGCGGCTTGAATCGCGCGAGGTCGTGGCGGCGGCGCCGGCGCAATCCGCCTTCGCCCTCGCCTCGGCTCCGACGCGGCTCGACGTCGTCGCCGGCGTCGAACGTTCACTCGATCGGGTCGAGCAGAACCAGCAGAGCCTGCTGCAGGGCCTGGAGACCCGCGCCGAACGGCGGGCCCGGCGAGTCCGCGCCATGCTCGCCGAACTGGGGCTCGCCGAGACCCGGCTCGCGCCCACAGCCCGCGGCGGCTCCACCGCCGGAACGGGCGGCCCGCTCATCCCCCTGCCCGCCCCGACCCCGGACGCCTCGCCCTTCGAGAAGCAGGTCTTTCGGCTGCAGACGGTCATCCGCGACCAGGACCGCCTGAACCGGCTCGTCGCCAGCATCCCGATCGCCCGCCCCCATGCCGGCGAACTCGAACTCTCCTCCGGCTTCGGTGCCCGCCTCGACCCGTTCCTCAGGAGCTGGGCCATGCATTCGGGCATCGACTTCCGCGGTGCCACCGGAGAGCCCGTCTTCGCCGCCGCCAGCGGCCGGGTGACCCACGCGGGATCGCTCGGCGGCTACGGCCTCCTCGTCGAGGTCGACCACGGCAACGGCATCGCCACCCGCTACGCCCACCTCTCCCGCATCGAGGTGAAGGAGGGCGACCTGGTGGGCGTCGGCCAGCGCGTCGGGCGGATCGGCTCCACCGGCCGCTCGACGGGGCCGCACCTGCACTACGAGACCCGCATCAACGGCGAGGCCGTCGATCCCATGCGCTTCGTGCGCGCGGGCGTGAGGCTCGCCTCCGCCGATTGA
- a CDS encoding peroxiredoxin, which yields MGLNVGDEAPAVAIPGGGGKGIDLAALKGRKVVIYFYPKADTPGCTQEAKDFTELKPRFEAADTTVIGVSRDPAKALDRFQAKHGLGVALGSDEEGKVVEAYGVWVEKSMYGKAYMGIERATFLIDRAGRIARIWPKVKVKGHAAEVLAAAEAL from the coding sequence ATGGGGTTGAACGTGGGGGACGAGGCGCCGGCAGTGGCGATTCCGGGTGGCGGCGGAAAGGGAATCGACCTCGCCGCGCTGAAGGGCCGCAAGGTGGTGATCTACTTCTATCCGAAGGCCGACACCCCCGGCTGCACCCAGGAGGCGAAGGACTTCACCGAGCTGAAGCCGCGGTTTGAGGCGGCCGACACCACCGTCATCGGCGTCTCCCGCGACCCGGCGAAGGCCCTCGACCGATTCCAGGCCAAGCACGGCCTCGGCGTCGCCCTCGGCTCGGACGAGGAAGGCAAGGTGGTGGAGGCCTATGGCGTCTGGGTCGAGAAGAGCATGTACGGCAAGGCCTATATGGGCATCGAGCGCGCCACCTTTCTGATCGACCGGGCGGGGCGGATCGCCCGCATCTGGCCGAAGGTCAAGGTGAAGGGCCACGCCGCCGAGGTGCTGGCGGCGGCGGAGGCGCTCTGA
- a CDS encoding DUF3971 domain-containing protein, translating into MDWRPDQGRAPCDRTTMEGRTRGWHRTPGRALAGWWANRRVPALLTAVLGGRPSCWSTRRRVCTGALAGLLLLVVGPILFLGWQIQRGGMGLDMVTPWIARSLSDQLGDGRTVTIGAAVMVRDGSGKVEVEARDVIIHDGDGRRVASMPRVALGLDSLPILGRPSIRRIDLVGASVALKVGEDGQIALAAGRFRTQLPEDPGAATPGAAAPAAEVISTLPEPEMSPFRRLGIWLDLIEKSGLDGHRLAGFGLRNGTVIVDDVRSGKRFIFAGIDLDLTVPATGGLSVELDASGSGARWTSTATVTPRDGSGRRQIDLSMRDMAPRDLSLALQGPQVVFADTPISGTLRATVGEDGDPVAFTGRVTMGAGKVGDVNDEAMRIAIDSVAADVHWQALSPGLVVDRVEVVAGHNRASLNGIVTPPTRRGEPFVVELQALQAVTSVLNPHEPPVPINVRGARFTFDPLSRSLAVEGLTVDQGADPLARLAGKVVFAEGSPAIHLDVAAAKMPLATALALWPRASNPHARDWVADNMSGGTAEDTAIRVSVPAGLLARQPWVLEKHALSVRSRLRGTSLRVMPGMSPLKEADIDVDVDGQMASLVVQRGRVEPAPGQVLSLTQGTFEIIDHRIQPPQSVTKFRLQGTASAAFALLGEEAFKGAATGPTLPTGKVEGMVTAQVTVNVPLTETFQPNLIDYAVDADFTGFSADNAFGEMRVERAAFKVLTTPRSLTMRGQGVLGGAQANFDYRKPRPDAKPEIRLTATLDDRGRARLGLNIGTRIVGPTPVKVMTVGEDSGRYNVEVDLGPATLSDLLPGWSKPRGQAAKARFVAVEGEGGWKLEDLIVESRGLLVRGSVTFDDKGGLVSGVFPAYNLSDGDRMNIRIERAGTGHRVIGRGEMIDARHIIKSLSEPPRPGPATAGAAPTELDIDFKANAVVGGNGEVIRQFEMRMARNGQAIRSLTASGRVGRDAPFAVEQRGQGNTQRLAVSAGDAGALLRFLDIYRSLQGGTLALIMTPPLPNGNIRDGSVEITDFRIRGDQAISGMVAAAGSAPNAPRQQQQQNDAFAFSRLRANFARTASKVTVSDGLLWGAAIGATVEGEFDPGRDRLLLRGTYVPAYALNNIFARIPVLGFFLGGAPDEGVFGITYQIAGAVSAPRLTINPLSAVTPGFLRKMFEFRGAASNTPPPMPGDAARR; encoded by the coding sequence ATGGATTGGCGCCCCGACCAGGGCAGGGCTCCCTGCGACCGGACGACGATGGAAGGCCGCACGCGCGGCTGGCATCGCACGCCGGGCCGGGCCCTCGCCGGGTGGTGGGCCAACCGCCGCGTTCCCGCCCTGTTGACCGCGGTCCTCGGCGGCCGGCCCTCCTGCTGGTCGACCCGCCGGCGCGTCTGCACCGGCGCCCTGGCCGGGCTGCTGCTGCTGGTCGTCGGCCCGATTCTCTTTCTCGGCTGGCAGATCCAGCGCGGCGGCATGGGCCTCGACATGGTCACGCCCTGGATCGCGCGGTCTCTCTCCGACCAGCTCGGAGACGGCCGCACCGTCACCATCGGCGCCGCCGTCATGGTCCGCGACGGCAGCGGCAAGGTCGAGGTCGAGGCGCGTGACGTCATCATCCACGACGGCGACGGCCGCCGCGTCGCCTCCATGCCGCGCGTCGCACTCGGCCTCGATTCGCTGCCCATTCTCGGCCGGCCCTCCATCCGGCGCATCGACCTCGTCGGCGCCTCCGTGGCCCTCAAGGTCGGCGAGGACGGCCAGATCGCGCTGGCCGCCGGGCGCTTCCGCACCCAGCTTCCCGAAGACCCGGGCGCCGCCACCCCGGGCGCCGCGGCTCCTGCCGCCGAGGTGATCTCCACCCTTCCCGAACCCGAGATGTCGCCGTTCCGGCGGCTCGGCATCTGGCTCGACCTCATCGAGAAATCGGGCCTCGACGGCCACCGTCTCGCCGGCTTCGGCCTGCGCAACGGCACGGTGATCGTCGACGACGTCCGCTCCGGCAAGCGCTTCATCTTCGCCGGCATCGACCTCGATCTCACCGTACCGGCGACCGGTGGCCTGTCGGTCGAGCTCGACGCTTCCGGCTCCGGCGCCCGCTGGACCTCCACCGCCACGGTCACGCCGCGTGACGGCTCCGGCCGCCGGCAGATCGACCTCTCCATGCGAGACATGGCGCCCCGCGACCTGTCGCTGGCCCTGCAGGGACCGCAGGTCGTCTTCGCCGACACGCCCATTTCCGGCACGCTGCGCGCCACCGTCGGCGAGGACGGCGACCCCGTCGCCTTCACCGGCCGCGTCACCATGGGCGCCGGCAAGGTCGGCGACGTCAACGACGAGGCCATGCGGATCGCCATCGACAGCGTCGCCGCCGACGTCCATTGGCAGGCCCTCTCTCCCGGTCTCGTCGTCGATCGGGTCGAGGTGGTGGCCGGACACAACCGCGCCTCCCTCAACGGCATCGTCACCCCGCCGACGCGCCGTGGCGAGCCCTTCGTCGTCGAGCTGCAGGCGCTCCAGGCCGTCACCTCGGTGCTCAACCCGCACGAGCCGCCGGTGCCCATCAACGTCCGCGGCGCCCGCTTCACCTTCGACCCGCTCTCCCGCAGCCTCGCGGTGGAGGGACTGACGGTCGACCAGGGTGCCGATCCGCTGGCACGGCTGGCGGGCAAGGTCGTCTTCGCCGAGGGTTCCCCGGCCATCCACCTCGACGTCGCCGCCGCGAAGATGCCGCTCGCCACCGCCCTGGCGCTCTGGCCGCGCGCCTCCAACCCTCATGCCCGCGACTGGGTCGCCGACAACATGAGCGGCGGCACCGCCGAGGACACCGCCATCCGCGTCTCGGTTCCGGCCGGCCTGCTGGCGCGGCAACCCTGGGTGCTGGAAAAGCACGCACTGTCGGTGCGCTCCCGGCTGCGTGGCACCTCGCTTCGGGTCATGCCTGGAATGTCGCCGCTGAAGGAGGCCGACATCGACGTCGACGTCGACGGCCAGATGGCGAGCCTGGTGGTGCAGCGCGGCCGCGTCGAGCCGGCCCCGGGGCAGGTCCTCTCCCTCACCCAGGGGACGTTCGAGATCATCGACCACCGCATCCAGCCGCCGCAGTCGGTGACCAAGTTCCGCCTGCAGGGCACCGCCTCGGCCGCCTTCGCGCTCCTCGGCGAGGAGGCGTTCAAAGGCGCCGCGACCGGGCCCACCCTGCCCACGGGCAAGGTCGAGGGCATGGTGACGGCGCAGGTCACCGTCAACGTGCCTCTGACGGAGACCTTCCAGCCCAATCTGATCGATTACGCCGTCGATGCCGACTTCACCGGCTTCTCCGCCGACAACGCCTTCGGCGAGATGCGCGTCGAGCGCGCCGCCTTCAAGGTCCTGACGACGCCGCGCAGCCTCACCATGCGCGGCCAGGGCGTGCTCGGCGGCGCCCAGGCCAATTTCGACTACCGCAAGCCGCGCCCCGACGCGAAGCCCGAGATCCGCCTCACCGCGACCCTCGACGACCGCGGCCGTGCCCGCCTCGGCCTGAACATCGGCACCCGCATCGTCGGCCCGACGCCGGTCAAGGTGATGACCGTCGGCGAGGACTCCGGCCGCTACAACGTCGAGGTCGATCTCGGCCCGGCGACGCTCTCCGACCTGCTGCCCGGCTGGAGCAAGCCGCGTGGACAGGCGGCCAAGGCCCGCTTCGTCGCCGTCGAGGGGGAGGGGGGCTGGAAGCTCGAAGACCTCATCGTCGAGAGCCGCGGGCTGCTGGTGCGCGGTTCGGTGACCTTCGACGACAAGGGCGGCCTCGTCTCCGGCGTCTTCCCCGCCTACAACCTCTCCGACGGCGACCGGATGAACATCCGCATCGAGCGCGCCGGCACGGGCCACCGGGTGATCGGCCGGGGCGAGATGATCGATGCCCGCCACATCATCAAGTCGCTCTCCGAGCCGCCGCGGCCCGGGCCCGCCACGGCCGGCGCGGCGCCGACCGAGCTCGACATCGACTTCAAGGCCAATGCGGTGGTGGGCGGCAACGGCGAGGTCATCCGCCAGTTCGAGATGCGGATGGCGCGCAACGGCCAGGCGATCCGGTCCTTGACCGCCAGCGGACGCGTCGGCCGCGACGCCCCCTTCGCCGTGGAGCAGCGTGGCCAGGGCAATACCCAGCGCCTGGCCGTCAGCGCCGGCGACGCCGGGGCGCTGCTGCGCTTCCTCGACATCTACCGCTCATTGCAGGGCGGCACGCTGGCTCTGATCATGACCCCGCCGCTGCCCAACGGGAACATCCGCGACGGCAGTGTCGAGATCACCGATTTCCGCATCCGTGGCGACCAGGCCATCTCCGGCATGGTGGCCGCCGCCGGCAGCGCGCCCAACGCACCGCGCCAGCAACAGCAGCAGAACGACGCCTTCGCCTTTTCCCGCCTGCGCGCCAATTTCGCCCGCACCGCCAGCAAGGTGACGGTCTCAGACGGCCTGCTCTGGGGGGCGGCGATCGGCGCCACGGTGGAGGGCGAGTTCGATCCCGGCCGCGACCGGTTGCTGCTGCGCGGCACCTATGTGCCGGCCTATGCGCTGAACAACATCTTTGCCCGCATTCCGGTGCTCGGCTTCTTCCTCGGCGGCGCGCCGGACGAAGGCGTCTTCGGCATCACCTACCAGATCGCCGGCGCCGTCAGCGCGCCGCGGCTCACCATCAACCCGCTCTCTGCGGTGACGCCGGGCTTCCTGCGCAAGATGTTCGAGTTCCGCGGCGCTGCGTCCAACACCCCGCCGCCCATGCCGGGCGATGCCGCCCGGCGCTGA
- a CDS encoding rhodanese-like domain-containing protein, which translates to MPVHNLTPDDVARGLAEDTILLVDVREPHEVAMAGIPDAVNLPLSQFDPSAIPAPAGRRVVFLCAAGVRSIHASEAAQAAGLPYDAHLAGGLKAWVMDGQEIVRG; encoded by the coding sequence GTGCCTGTCCACAACCTCACCCCCGACGACGTCGCCCGCGGCCTGGCGGAGGACACCATCCTCCTCGTCGACGTGCGCGAGCCCCACGAGGTCGCCATGGCGGGCATCCCGGACGCGGTGAACCTGCCGCTGTCGCAGTTCGACCCGTCGGCCATCCCGGCCCCGGCCGGCCGGCGCGTGGTCTTCCTCTGCGCCGCCGGCGTGCGCTCGATCCATGCCAGTGAAGCCGCGCAGGCGGCGGGCCTGCCCTATGACGCCCATCTCGCCGGCGGGCTGAAGGCCTGGGTGATGGACGGGCAGGAGATCGTCCGCGGCTGA
- a CDS encoding anhydro-N-acetylmuramic acid kinase, with translation MRAIGLMSGTSLDGVDVALLDTDGETIAGFGPTGYRAYSDDERALLRAALKEGAQLTDRTQRTPLLARADALVTRAHAEAVELFLERNGLSRADIGVVGFHGQTVLHRPALGLTVQIGDGEALRQRLGIPVVYDLRQADVAAGGQGAPLVPVFHRALAAAAALPRPLAVINIGGVANVTLIGAGETLLAFDTGPGNALIDDWMGERTGERMDEGGAAAARGRADEALLAWLLVHPFFAKPPPKSLDRNAFAFSIVGNVATEDGAATLTAFTARSIARAADFVREPPVLWIVCGGGAKNPELLRLLAHVTGAEIRTGEDVGWSSDFLEAQAFAYLAVRSLKSLPLTYPSTTGVKEPLTGGVILA, from the coding sequence ATGCGCGCCATCGGCCTGATGTCGGGAACCTCCCTGGACGGCGTCGACGTGGCGCTGCTCGACACCGACGGCGAAACCATCGCCGGCTTCGGTCCGACCGGCTACCGCGCCTATAGCGACGACGAGCGCGCCCTCTTGCGCGCCGCGCTGAAGGAAGGCGCGCAGCTCACCGACCGGACGCAGCGCACGCCGCTCCTCGCCCGCGCCGACGCCCTCGTCACCCGCGCCCATGCGGAGGCCGTGGAACTGTTCCTCGAAAGGAACGGCCTGTCGCGCGCCGATATCGGTGTCGTCGGCTTCCACGGCCAGACGGTGCTGCACCGCCCGGCGCTCGGCCTGACGGTGCAGATCGGCGACGGAGAGGCGTTGCGCCAGCGGCTCGGGATCCCGGTCGTCTACGACCTCAGGCAAGCGGATGTCGCCGCCGGCGGCCAGGGTGCGCCGCTGGTTCCGGTCTTCCACCGGGCGCTCGCGGCTGCGGCCGCTCTCCCCCGCCCGCTCGCCGTCATCAACATCGGCGGCGTCGCCAACGTCACGCTGATCGGCGCGGGCGAGACGCTGCTCGCCTTCGACACCGGGCCGGGCAATGCGCTGATCGACGACTGGATGGGCGAGCGAACCGGCGAGCGCATGGATGAGGGCGGCGCTGCCGCGGCGCGCGGCCGGGCGGACGAGGCGCTCCTCGCCTGGCTCCTGGTCCACCCCTTCTTCGCCAAGCCGCCGCCGAAGTCGCTCGACCGCAACGCCTTCGCCTTCTCGATCGTCGGCAATGTCGCGACCGAGGACGGCGCGGCGACGCTGACTGCCTTCACTGCCCGCTCCATCGCCCGCGCCGCCGATTTCGTGCGCGAGCCGCCGGTGCTGTGGATCGTCTGTGGCGGCGGAGCGAAGAACCCGGAGTTGCTGCGTCTCCTCGCCCATGTCACCGGCGCGGAGATCCGCACCGGCGAGGACGTCGGCTGGTCCTCGGATTTTCTGGAGGCTCAGGCCTTCGCCTATCTCGCCGTACGCAGCCTGAAGAGCCTGCCGCTGACCTATCCGTCCACGACCGGGGTGAAGGAGCCGCTGACGGGCGGGGTGATCCTCGCCTGA
- the tyrS gene encoding tyrosine--tRNA ligase, whose translation MAAPQSDFLRILTERGFIHQCSDMQGLDALAAKGEVVAYVGYDCTAPSLHVGHLLSIMMLHWLQKTGAGKPITLMGGGTTRVGDPSGRDETRKILSIDDINANKDALKGVFAKLLTFGDGKTDAIMPDNAEWLTKLNYIEMLRDIGRHFSVNRMMTMDSVRMRLEREQELSFIEFNYMILQSYDFVELARRYGTNLQMGGSDQWGNIVTGVDLGRRMGTHQLYALTCPLLTTASGAKMGKTAAGAVWLNADMLSNYDYWQFWRNTEDGDVARFLKLFTLLPMAEIDRLAALQGAEINEAKKVLATEATALVRGREAAEAAAETARKTFEQGALGDDLPVVTVPAAELAAGIGVLSLFVRAGLVASNGEARRQVAGGGLKLNDEAVTDPQAVVTAAALKDGVAKLSFGRKKHVLVKVG comes from the coding sequence ATGGCCGCCCCTCAGTCCGACTTCCTGCGCATCCTCACCGAGCGCGGGTTCATCCACCAGTGTTCCGACATGCAGGGCCTCGACGCCCTGGCGGCCAAGGGGGAAGTCGTCGCCTATGTGGGCTATGACTGCACGGCCCCCTCGCTCCATGTCGGCCACCTCCTGTCGATCATGATGCTGCACTGGCTGCAGAAGACCGGCGCCGGCAAGCCGATCACGCTGATGGGCGGCGGCACGACGCGGGTCGGCGACCCCTCGGGCCGCGACGAGACGCGCAAGATCCTCTCGATCGACGACATCAACGCCAACAAGGACGCGCTGAAGGGCGTGTTCGCGAAGCTGCTCACCTTCGGTGACGGCAAGACCGACGCCATCATGCCCGACAATGCGGAGTGGCTGACCAAGCTCAACTACATCGAGATGCTGCGCGACATCGGCCGGCACTTCTCGGTGAACCGCATGATGACCATGGATTCGGTGCGCATGCGGCTGGAGCGCGAGCAGGAGCTCTCCTTCATCGAATTCAACTACATGATCCTGCAGTCCTACGACTTCGTCGAACTCGCCCGGCGCTACGGCACCAACCTGCAGATGGGCGGCTCCGATCAGTGGGGCAACATCGTCACCGGCGTCGATCTCGGCCGGCGCATGGGCACGCACCAGCTCTACGCTCTGACCTGCCCGCTGCTGACGACCGCCTCCGGCGCCAAGATGGGCAAGACCGCTGCCGGCGCCGTCTGGCTCAATGCCGACATGCTGTCGAACTACGATTACTGGCAGTTCTGGCGGAACACTGAGGACGGCGACGTCGCCCGCTTCCTCAAGCTGTTCACCCTGCTGCCGATGGCCGAGATCGACCGTCTCGCCGCGCTCCAGGGCGCCGAGATCAACGAGGCAAAGAAGGTTCTCGCCACCGAGGCGACGGCGCTGGTGCGCGGCCGCGAGGCGGCCGAGGCCGCCGCCGAGACAGCGCGGAAGACCTTCGAGCAGGGCGCTCTCGGCGACGACCTGCCGGTGGTGACGGTTCCGGCGGCCGAGCTCGCGGCGGGTATCGGCGTGCTCTCGCTCTTCGTCCGGGCCGGCCTCGTCGCCTCCAACGGCGAGGCGCGTCGTCAGGTCGCCGGCGGCGGCCTGAAGCTCAACGACGAGGCCGTGACCGATCCGCAGGCGGTGGTCACCGCAGCAGCCCTGAAGGACGGCGTCGCCAAGCTGTCCTTCGGCCGCAAGAAGCATGTGCTCGTGAAGGTGGGATGA
- a CDS encoding glutathione S-transferase family protein, translating into MTMKFFYGPKTCALASRIALEEAGASYEPVRVDFASGEQTKPAYLAVNPKGRVPALVTDRGVLTENVAILAFVAQSHPEKKLAPLADPFAFAEMQAFNSYLASTVHVNHAHKHRGARWATEESSFLDMRRKVPETMAASFRLIETEFFRGPWVMGEAYSVADAYLFTVTRWLEGDGVDVAQFPRVADHMKRMGERPAVQAALAGE; encoded by the coding sequence ATGACGATGAAGTTCTTCTATGGCCCGAAGACCTGCGCGCTGGCCTCGCGCATCGCGCTGGAAGAGGCGGGCGCGTCTTACGAGCCCGTCCGCGTCGACTTCGCCTCGGGCGAGCAGACCAAGCCCGCCTATCTCGCCGTGAACCCCAAGGGCCGGGTGCCGGCCCTCGTCACCGACCGCGGCGTTCTCACCGAAAACGTCGCGATTCTCGCCTTCGTGGCGCAGAGCCACCCCGAGAAGAAGCTGGCCCCGCTCGCCGACCCCTTCGCCTTCGCCGAGATGCAGGCCTTCAATTCCTATCTCGCCTCCACCGTGCACGTGAACCACGCCCATAAGCACCGTGGCGCCCGCTGGGCGACCGAGGAGAGCTCCTTCCTCGACATGCGCCGCAAGGTGCCGGAGACCATGGCGGCGAGCTTCCGCCTCATCGAGACCGAGTTCTTCCGCGGCCCCTGGGTCATGGGCGAGGCCTATTCGGTCGCCGACGCCTATCTCTTCACGGTGACGCGCTGGCTGGAGGGCGACGGTGTCGACGTGGCGCAGTTCCCGCGCGTCGCCGACCACATGAAGCGCATGGGCGAGCGTCCCGCGGTGCAGGCGGCCCTCGCCGGGGAATGA
- a CDS encoding Txe/YoeB family addiction module toxin, with protein sequence MTVAFHPLAWEDYLHWQEADRRILKKLNALIRECRRTPFTGTGKPEPLKNEFQGWWSRRIDQEHRLVYRMRGEVLEIAQCRYHY encoded by the coding sequence ATGACCGTCGCGTTCCACCCCCTTGCTTGGGAGGATTACCTGCACTGGCAGGAGGCAGATCGCAGGATTCTTAAGAAGCTGAACGCCTTGATCCGCGAGTGCCGACGCACGCCGTTCACCGGCACCGGCAAGCCGGAGCCGCTGAAGAACGAATTCCAGGGCTGGTGGTCGCGGCGGATCGACCAGGAGCACCGCCTCGTCTACCGCATGCGCGGCGAGGTGCTCGAGATCGCCCAGTGCCGCTACCACTACTGA
- a CDS encoding type II toxin-antitoxin system Phd/YefM family antitoxin, giving the protein MRVKTSTELRKTLAATLDQVTADHAPVLITREGGKPPAVLISLEDYTSMEETTYLTKSPENRRRLLEAITGLDEGKGIVRDLLE; this is encoded by the coding sequence ATGCGCGTCAAGACCTCGACCGAACTCCGCAAGACCCTCGCCGCCACCCTCGACCAGGTGACGGCGGACCATGCGCCGGTGCTGATCACCCGCGAGGGCGGCAAGCCGCCCGCGGTGCTGATCTCGCTGGAGGACTACACGTCGATGGAAGAGACGACCTATCTGACGAAGAGCCCCGAGAACCGTCGGCGCCTGCTGGAAGCGATCACCGGGCTCGATGAGGGCAAAGGCATCGTGCGCGATCTCCTGGAATGA
- the leuD gene encoding 3-isopropylmalate dehydratase small subunit — MKPFTRDTAAMLKLPVANVDTDQLIPARFMKEPRQPEGYGRFLLHDLVAEGGAPAPSSGQTILVARRNFGCGSSREAAVYALADHGFRAVIAPSFGDIFASNCVKNGVVPARVSEEDAERLLDTADLPVTVDLAAQTIVCGNIVVPFAIDPVWRTQLLNGWDDIDLTLAEAGSIAAFTARDAGERPWATPRRG; from the coding sequence ATGAAACCCTTCACGCGTGACACGGCCGCGATGCTGAAGCTGCCGGTGGCCAATGTCGACACGGACCAGCTGATCCCCGCGCGTTTCATGAAGGAGCCGCGCCAGCCCGAGGGCTATGGCCGCTTCCTGCTCCACGACCTCGTGGCCGAAGGCGGCGCGCCGGCCCCCTCCTCCGGCCAGACGATCCTGGTGGCGCGCCGCAATTTCGGCTGCGGCTCGTCGCGCGAGGCGGCGGTCTACGCGCTCGCCGATCATGGATTCCGTGCGGTGATCGCCCCGAGCTTCGGCGACATCTTCGCCTCAAACTGCGTGAAGAACGGCGTGGTTCCGGCGAGGGTGAGCGAGGAGGACGCTGAACGGCTGCTCGACACCGCCGATCTTCCCGTCACCGTGGATCTCGCCGCACAGACCATCGTCTGCGGCAACATCGTGGTGCCCTTCGCCATCGATCCGGTCTGGCGCACCCAGCTCCTCAACGGCTGGGACGACATCGACCTGACCCTGGCCGAGGCCGGCTCCATCGCCGCCTTCACGGCGCGCGATGCCGGCGAGAGACCCTGGGCGACACCGCGCCGCGGTTGA